One Vespa velutina chromosome 19, iVesVel2.1, whole genome shotgun sequence DNA segment encodes these proteins:
- the LOC124955658 gene encoding nuclear receptor coactivator 2-like isoform X3, producing the protein MSIATAENAGPSPCKLLDPLWVKMSAITGSIGKKRKKSDAKPQSQINKCLNEKRRRNQENLYFDELAELISATDMSSGKTDKCQILQRTVDQIRHIRQQEGSNSHAVQQGEVSSSNPNILSNDQVGPILLEALDGFLFVLNSEGRVEYVTDNITQYINYTKDDVLGKVIYNIIHHGDHNVFMPTLLPVSLGWTSEPQPQTRNRTFNCRFLVKPPDDKDETMEEKQQRVSKYESMQISSALLPSNTERLESGDVSSESPDIGPCVMCVARRIPPNEKPVGTPIEQFTVKLDTTGKIIAIDVSWLSSVYANYLTKVKELIGTTIKDLCHPHDLNNLTAHLNDTLQVGESTSAVYRLRISPDKFLNIQTKSKLFKANVMNGHDTDFMMATNSIIGDNDLTPIEGGQLSNNKVCSGHSSNRCANNSNNNNGNNNDNVGGLLMSVAHLNGQVSGISGGRGLTGTTHVATSSNSIAFSTGDSCNSLASLSTSNSFNHFSGSMDLEFELFRGSTWDLDGSGGWPERPESRGSGPTDSRPPSQPAPTSPSPQGGGTFSSNSAVPSHCSPLRAFSPSSSINAAHTFSNSFPFSPLQESQSSSTLTGNNAAAAAAAAAAAAAAAASAANNTGVNNNVNGNGATSVAIAAAATAPVILPGLNAKRIEEGKSGCPTSGTMDNATARTNASTPAETQNSVVSTESGRLRNLLTKGSSASEDSQDNTNNDSDNQNKHRILKILLNQQDEDDYHSEHNNKMRTSPSNMPKSNMEHSKSSLGNNMLLQLLNEKNDDEDEEARAGLKKRNELLQQLLKDQDEERKLQEQQTRDDDPLLRSLGFRNSTPSPSQSGSDHSGLGSTAQVGQKRPGDDGDLNIAVKRPMDGSHQVSSTGTNASTNATSKLWEKNKMLASLLAKQPPQPTTIPPIPASVISATPQDKLPRGGGGSDRLKQHQSQQQQQQQQQQQQQQQQQQQQQQQQQQQQQQQQQQQQQQQQQQQQPWTGGHMQTVGGNNAITTTATSARTPLQNQSRQLPRQATNTYLSHMLSQQQRPQLGQVDSEFGDSGEYRQTCTDPSTWDNQSSDPDLSDILDQVIEFVPDEAITANLLDVIEAPQNNAMNEKMAINAIQKSLMLCETAVNPTSSTITIPGTPPAYSTALVTTPVTTSHSYQPPPMYQQQARMRFNAQLVVRQTTAQFTQQQQLQLQQQRSKLIQQQQQQQLKQRLLQQQQQQQLLIPSNATATDQITTGIHNIDNLLNNTVAPNVSLQRSSVPDSQVSPGYGGSVQITSGHRLAHSYSHPSTLPQHPIVNNNFNSGQQVSAAAARLSPHSPANILSFSHPQPLSPRVTQGNYGTTPRLFNVNQVRSQQQPTAQQQLQQQQRSMPSPGTPASARQSPFPAETFPPPTSPTASQFPPGPNPGAPNPTAQYRLQRTTSTPSATTQLPGGVGSPRHYGGVNKEQPLLSPSHPHSGCPATPTHNQHNATNTQHFSNQQHSSMIYHTTANTINTPDMQNNQFCYDRTSVPLYSSGDTQDVRSLPPGNPVNHHMGGNASTTGSMTSEFVRQELRAIVGARTQQQQQQQRVPNSIPNNLSGQVSQDDLEALGLTFEMSTAGETVVNDGPAKSWAIGSTGSAPSSSRTTMEEAVRGDPKSSLLQKLLSE; encoded by the exons ATTCGGCACATCAGGCAACAAGAGGGTTCCAACAGTCATGCCGTGCAACAAGGGGAAGTATCTTCATCGAATCCTAACATACTGTCCAACGATCAAGTTGGTCCTATATTATTGGAG gCGTTAGACGGCTTCCTGTTCGTCTTAAATAGCGAGGGACGAGTGGAATACGTAACGGATAACATTACtcagtatattaattatacgaaggACGATGTATTGGGAaaggttatatataatattatacatcatGGAGATCACAACGTCTTCATGCCTACGTTGTTGCCCGTGTCATTAG GCTGGACCAGCGAGCCGCAGCCTCAAACGAGGAATCGTACTTTCAATTGCCGCTTTCTGGTAAAGCCTCCCGATGACAAAGACGAGACGATGGAGGAGAAGCAACAACGGGTATCGAAATACGAGTCCATGCAAATCAGTTCGGCACTTCTGCCGAGTAATACCGAACGACTTGAGAGCGGTGATGTGTCCTCCGAATCGCCAGACATTGGTCCTTGCGTAATGTGTGTGGCACGTAGAATACCACCAAACGAGAAGCCCGTAGGTACACCGATCGAGCAATTCACTGTTAAATTGGATACAACGGGCAAGATCATCGCGATCGACGTTAGTTGGTTGTCGTCCGTTTATGCCAACTATCTGACCAAGGTAAAG GAATTGATCGGTACGACGATAAAGGATTTGTGCCACCCTCATGATCTCAATAATTTAACTGCACATTTGAACGATACGCTTCAAGTCGGAGAGAGTACGAGCGCTGTGTATCGACTGCGCATTAGTCCTGATAAGTTCCTTAATATACAAACAAAGTCAAAACTTTTCAAAGCGAATGTGATGAACGGCCACGACACGGACTTCATGATGGCCACCAATTCCATCATAGG GGACAATGACTTAACGCCTATCGAGGGTGGTCAGCTTTCCAACAACAAAGTGTGCTCGGGACATTCTAGTAACCGTTGTgcgaataatagtaataataataatggtaacaataacgataacgtggGTGGTCTGTTGATGTCCGTGGCACATCTGAACGGTCAAGTGAGTGGTATCAGTGGTGGTCGTGGATTGACGGGGACGACGCACGTTGCCACGTCGTCGAACTCGATCGCCTTTAGTACCGGCGATTCTTGCAACTCATTAGCGTCACTAAGTACGAGTAATTCGTTCAACCACTTTTCGGGGAGCATGGACTTGGAATTCGAGCTCTTCCGCGGTTCGACATGGGACTTGGACGGTAGCGGTGGTTGGCCGGAAAGGCCCGAGTCGAGAGGAAGCGGGCCAACAGATTCGCGACCACCCTCTCAGCCAGCCCCGACATCGCCGAGTCCCCAGGGAGGAGGAACGTTTTCCTCTAATTCAGCGGTGCCGTCTCACTGCAGTCCCCTACGCGCTTTCAGCCCATCGTCTTCGATCAACGCGGCGCACACCTTCAGTAATTCCTTCCCGTTCAGTCCGCTACAGGAGTCGCAGTCGTCATCGACGTTGACCGGCAACAACGCGGCTGCGGCCGCGGCCGCAGCCGCCGCCGCGGCTGCAGCTGCTGCCTCGGCTGCGAACAACACTGGCGTCAACAACAACGTCAATGGCAACGGCGCCACTTCCGTAGCTATTGCTGCTGCTGCAACGGCACCGGTCATTCTACCTGGACTCAATGCCAAGAGGatcgaggaaggaaaaagtgGATGCCCTACCAGCGGTACAATGGACAATGCGACTGCGAGGACGAATGCCTCCACACCCGCCGAAACTCAAAATAGTGTCGTGTCCACCGAGTCTGGTAGACTTAGAAACTTGTTAACGAAAGGCTCCAGTGCTAGTGAGGACAGTCAAGACAATACGAATAATGATTCGGATAACCAAAATAAACACaggatattgaaaattttgttgaatCAGCAAGATGAGGATGATTATCATTCTGaacataataacaaaatgaGAACGAGTCCTAGCAACATGCCAAAATCGAATATGGAGCATTCCAAATCTTCTCTTGGAAATAATATGCTTCTACAG ttattaaacgagaaaaatgaCGATGAGGACGAGGAGGCCCGAGCTGGATtgaaaaagaggaacgaaCTTCTTCAACAGTTATTGAAGGATCAAGACGAAGAGAGGAAATTACAAGAACAACAG aCCCGGGACGACGATCCTCTTTTACGGAGTCTTGGATTTCGGAACAGTACCCCTTCACCGTCGCAATCGGGAAGCGATCACAGCGGGCTTGGTAGTACCGCTCAAGTGGGTCAGAAAAGACCGGGCGACGATGGTGATCTCAATATAGCCGTTAAACGGCCAATGGATGGCTCGCACCAGGTGTCTTCTACGGGTACCAATGCTTCGACGAATGCAACAAGCAAACTAtgggagaaaaacaaaatgttgGCTTCGTTGTTGGCAAAACAACCTCCTCAACCAACGACCATACCACCTATTCCTGCGTCTGTGATATCGGCAACGCCGCAA GATAAACTTCCACGTGgcggtggtggtagtgatCGCTTAAAGCAACACCAGtcacaacagcaacaacagcagcagcaacaacaacagcagcagcaacagcaacagcagcagcagcaacaacaacaacagcagcagcagcagcaacaacaacaacaacagcagcagcagcagcaacagcaacaacaaccgTGGACAGGTGGCCATATGCAAACAGTCGGTGGGAATAATGCGATCACAACTACGGCTACTTCGGCTCGTACTCCTCTCCAAAACCAATCGAGACAACTACCTCGTCAAGCAACCAACACCTACCTCAGTCACATGCTAAGTCag CAACAAAGGCCACAATTGGGTCAAGTGGATTCGGAATTTGGAGATAGCGGAGAATACCGTCAAACGTGTACCGATCCAAGTACTTGGGATAATCAATCGTCCGATCCAGATCTCTCTGATATTTTGGATCAAGTTATAGAATTTGTTCCGGACGAAGCTATCACAG CAAACCTCCTGGACGTTATTGAGGCACCGCAAAACAATGCcatgaatgaaaaaatggcAATAAACGCTATCCAGAAGTCGTTGATGTTATGCGAAACTGCCGTAAATCCAACGTCTTCCACCATAACTATACCTGGCACGCCTCCTGCATATTCCACTGCG TTGGTAACGACACCTGTGACGACGAGTCATAGTTACCAACCACCTCCGATGTATCAACAACAAGCAAGGATGAGGTTTAATGCTCAGTTGGTCGTAAGGCAGACTACTGCGCAGTTTACACAACAACAGCAGCTGCAGTTGCAACAGCAGCGTAGTAAACTGatacaacagcaacaacagcaacaattGAAGCAAAGATTActgcagcaacaacagcagcaacaactgCTCATCCCATCGAACGCAACAGCGACGGACCAAATAACAACTGGCATACACAATATTGataatctattaaataataccGTTGCGCCAAACGTATCTTTACAg CGATCGAGTGTTCCTGACTCCCAAGTTTCTCCGGGTTATGGGGGATCCGTCCAGATCACTTCCGGACACCGACTCGCTCATTCGTACTCTCATCCATCGACGTTACCACAACA TCCCAttgtgaataataattttaacagcGGTCAACAAGTGTCAGCGGCAGCAGCAAGACTCTCGCCGCATTCTCCTGCGAACATATTGTCGTTTTCTCATCCGCAACCATTGTCACCTCGGGTAACGCAA GGCAATTACGGCACCACTCCGAGGCTATTTAACGTTAACCAGGTGAGATCTCAACAACAACCAACCGCGCAACAACAACTACAACAACAGCAGAGGTCAATGCCTTCGCCTGGAACTCCAGCCTCCGCAAGGCAATCCCCATTTCCTGCCGAAACATTTCCCCCACCTACATCTCCTACCGCCAGCCAATTTCCACCTGGTCCAAATCCTGGTGCTCCTAATCCTACTGCTCAGTATCGCTTGCAACGGACCACATCGACGCCTTCTGCGACGACTCAGTTGCCAG GTGGGGTTGGTTCGCCCCGACACTATGGCGGAGTGAATAAGGAACAACCTCTTCTTTCACCTAGTCATCCACATTCGGGTTGCCCTGCAACACCGACTCACAATCAACACAATGCCACCAATACCCAACACTTCTCGAATCAACAACATTCTTCTATGATATACCACACGACCGCCAATACTATCAACACACCAGATATGCAGAACAATCAGTTCTGTTACGATCGGACGTCCGTACCACTCTATTCTTCTGGGGATACGCAGGATGTCAGGTCACTGCCTCCCGGTAATCCTGTCAATCACCACATGGGTG GTAACGCAAGTACCACTGGAAGTATGACGTCAGAATTCGTTCGGCAAGAATTAAGAGCTATAGTTGGAGCGAGGacgcaacaacagcaacaacaacaaagggTACCCAACAGTATACCTAACAATCTTTCTGGTCAAGTTTCTCAGGACGATTTGGAAGCACTTGGTTTGACATTCGAAATGTCCACTGCAg GTGAGACTGTGGTTAATGATGGCCCTGCCAAGAGCTGGGCCATTGGGAGTACCGGAAGTGCCCCCTCATCCTCCAGG actACTATGGAGGAAGCGGTCCGAGGTGATCCCAAATCATCGTTGCTACAGAAGCTGCTGTCCGAGTGA
- the LOC124955658 gene encoding nuclear receptor coactivator 1-like isoform X8, translated as MSIATAENAGPSPCKLLDPLWVKMSAITGSIGKKRKKSDAKPQSQINKCLNEKRRRNQENLYFDELAELISATDMSSGKTDKCQILQRTVDQIRHIRQQEGSNSHAVQQGEVSSSNPNILSNDQVGPILLEALDGFLFVLNSEGRVEYVTDNITQYINYTKDDVLGKVIYNIIHHGDHNVFMPTLLPVSLGWTSEPQPQTRNRTFNCRFLVKPPDDKDETMEEKQQRVSKYESMQISSALLPSNTERLESGDVSSESPDIGPCVMCVARRIPPNEKPVGTPIEQFTVKLDTTGKIIAIDVSWLSSVYANYLTKVKELIGTTIKDLCHPHDLNNLTAHLNDTLQVGESTSAVYRLRISPDKFLNIQTKSKLFKANVMNGHDTDFMMATNSIIGPLQESQSSSTLTGNNAAAAAAAAAAAAAAAASAANNTGVNNNVNGNGATSVAIAAAATAPVILPGLNAKRIEEGKSGCPTSGTMDNATARTNASTPAETQNSVVSTESGRLRNLLTKGSSASEDSQDNTNNDSDNQNKHRILKILLNQQDEDDYHSEHNNKMRTSPSNMPKSNMEHSKSSLGNNMLLQLLNEKNDDEDEEARAGLKKRNELLQQLLKDQDEERKLQEQQTRDDDPLLRSLGFRNSTPSPSQSGSDHSGLGSTAQVGQKRPGDDGDLNIAVKRPMDGSHQVSSTGTNASTNATSKLWEKNKMLASLLAKQPPQPTTIPPIPASVISATPQDKLPRGGGGSDRLKQHQSQQQQQQQQQQQQQQQQQQQQQQQQQQQQQQQQQQQQQQQQQQQQPWTGGHMQTVGGNNAITTTATSARTPLQNQSRQLPRQATNTYLSHMLSQQQRPQLGQVDSEFGDSGEYRQTCTDPSTWDNQSSDPDLSDILDQVIEFVPDEAITDSSAIANLLDVIEAPQNNAMNEKMAINAIQKSLMLCETAVNPTSSTITIPGTPPAYSTALVTTPVTTSHSYQPPPMYQQQARMRFNAQLVVRQTTAQFTQQQQLQLQQQRSKLIQQQQQQQLKQRLLQQQQQQQLLIPSNATATDQITTGIHNIDNLLNNTVAPNVSLQRSSVPDSQVSPGYGGSVQITSGHRLAHSYSHPSTLPQHPIVNNNFNSGQQVSAAAARLSPHSPANILSFSHPQPLSPRVTQGNYGTTPRLFNVNQVRSQQQPTAQQQLQQQQRSMPSPGTPASARQSPFPAETFPPPTSPTASQFPPGPNPGAPNPTAQYRLQRTTSTPSATTQLPGGVGSPRHYGGVNKEQPLLSPSHPHSGCPATPTHNQHNATNTQHFSNQQHSSMIYHTTANTINTPDMQNNQFCYDRTSVPLYSSGDTQDVRSLPPGNPVNHHMGGNASTTGSMTSEFVRQELRAIVGARTQQQQQQQRVPNSIPNNLSGQVSQDDLEALGLTFEMSTAGETVVNDGPAKSWAIGSTGSAPSSSRTTMEEAVRGDPKSSLLQKLLSE; from the exons ATTCGGCACATCAGGCAACAAGAGGGTTCCAACAGTCATGCCGTGCAACAAGGGGAAGTATCTTCATCGAATCCTAACATACTGTCCAACGATCAAGTTGGTCCTATATTATTGGAG gCGTTAGACGGCTTCCTGTTCGTCTTAAATAGCGAGGGACGAGTGGAATACGTAACGGATAACATTACtcagtatattaattatacgaaggACGATGTATTGGGAaaggttatatataatattatacatcatGGAGATCACAACGTCTTCATGCCTACGTTGTTGCCCGTGTCATTAG GCTGGACCAGCGAGCCGCAGCCTCAAACGAGGAATCGTACTTTCAATTGCCGCTTTCTGGTAAAGCCTCCCGATGACAAAGACGAGACGATGGAGGAGAAGCAACAACGGGTATCGAAATACGAGTCCATGCAAATCAGTTCGGCACTTCTGCCGAGTAATACCGAACGACTTGAGAGCGGTGATGTGTCCTCCGAATCGCCAGACATTGGTCCTTGCGTAATGTGTGTGGCACGTAGAATACCACCAAACGAGAAGCCCGTAGGTACACCGATCGAGCAATTCACTGTTAAATTGGATACAACGGGCAAGATCATCGCGATCGACGTTAGTTGGTTGTCGTCCGTTTATGCCAACTATCTGACCAAGGTAAAG GAATTGATCGGTACGACGATAAAGGATTTGTGCCACCCTCATGATCTCAATAATTTAACTGCACATTTGAACGATACGCTTCAAGTCGGAGAGAGTACGAGCGCTGTGTATCGACTGCGCATTAGTCCTGATAAGTTCCTTAATATACAAACAAAGTCAAAACTTTTCAAAGCGAATGTGATGAACGGCCACGACACGGACTTCATGATGGCCACCAATTCCATCATAGG TCCGCTACAGGAGTCGCAGTCGTCATCGACGTTGACCGGCAACAACGCGGCTGCGGCCGCGGCCGCAGCCGCCGCCGCGGCTGCAGCTGCTGCCTCGGCTGCGAACAACACTGGCGTCAACAACAACGTCAATGGCAACGGCGCCACTTCCGTAGCTATTGCTGCTGCTGCAACGGCACCGGTCATTCTACCTGGACTCAATGCCAAGAGGatcgaggaaggaaaaagtgGATGCCCTACCAGCGGTACAATGGACAATGCGACTGCGAGGACGAATGCCTCCACACCCGCCGAAACTCAAAATAGTGTCGTGTCCACCGAGTCTGGTAGACTTAGAAACTTGTTAACGAAAGGCTCCAGTGCTAGTGAGGACAGTCAAGACAATACGAATAATGATTCGGATAACCAAAATAAACACaggatattgaaaattttgttgaatCAGCAAGATGAGGATGATTATCATTCTGaacataataacaaaatgaGAACGAGTCCTAGCAACATGCCAAAATCGAATATGGAGCATTCCAAATCTTCTCTTGGAAATAATATGCTTCTACAG ttattaaacgagaaaaatgaCGATGAGGACGAGGAGGCCCGAGCTGGATtgaaaaagaggaacgaaCTTCTTCAACAGTTATTGAAGGATCAAGACGAAGAGAGGAAATTACAAGAACAACAG aCCCGGGACGACGATCCTCTTTTACGGAGTCTTGGATTTCGGAACAGTACCCCTTCACCGTCGCAATCGGGAAGCGATCACAGCGGGCTTGGTAGTACCGCTCAAGTGGGTCAGAAAAGACCGGGCGACGATGGTGATCTCAATATAGCCGTTAAACGGCCAATGGATGGCTCGCACCAGGTGTCTTCTACGGGTACCAATGCTTCGACGAATGCAACAAGCAAACTAtgggagaaaaacaaaatgttgGCTTCGTTGTTGGCAAAACAACCTCCTCAACCAACGACCATACCACCTATTCCTGCGTCTGTGATATCGGCAACGCCGCAA GATAAACTTCCACGTGgcggtggtggtagtgatCGCTTAAAGCAACACCAGtcacaacagcaacaacagcagcagcaacaacaacagcagcagcaacagcaacagcagcagcagcaacaacaacaacagcagcagcagcagcaacaacaacaacaacagcagcagcagcagcaacagcaacaacaaccgTGGACAGGTGGCCATATGCAAACAGTCGGTGGGAATAATGCGATCACAACTACGGCTACTTCGGCTCGTACTCCTCTCCAAAACCAATCGAGACAACTACCTCGTCAAGCAACCAACACCTACCTCAGTCACATGCTAAGTCag CAACAAAGGCCACAATTGGGTCAAGTGGATTCGGAATTTGGAGATAGCGGAGAATACCGTCAAACGTGTACCGATCCAAGTACTTGGGATAATCAATCGTCCGATCCAGATCTCTCTGATATTTTGGATCAAGTTATAGAATTTGTTCCGGACGAAGCTATCACAG ATTCGTCTGCGATAGCAAACCTCCTGGACGTTATTGAGGCACCGCAAAACAATGCcatgaatgaaaaaatggcAATAAACGCTATCCAGAAGTCGTTGATGTTATGCGAAACTGCCGTAAATCCAACGTCTTCCACCATAACTATACCTGGCACGCCTCCTGCATATTCCACTGCG TTGGTAACGACACCTGTGACGACGAGTCATAGTTACCAACCACCTCCGATGTATCAACAACAAGCAAGGATGAGGTTTAATGCTCAGTTGGTCGTAAGGCAGACTACTGCGCAGTTTACACAACAACAGCAGCTGCAGTTGCAACAGCAGCGTAGTAAACTGatacaacagcaacaacagcaacaattGAAGCAAAGATTActgcagcaacaacagcagcaacaactgCTCATCCCATCGAACGCAACAGCGACGGACCAAATAACAACTGGCATACACAATATTGataatctattaaataataccGTTGCGCCAAACGTATCTTTACAg CGATCGAGTGTTCCTGACTCCCAAGTTTCTCCGGGTTATGGGGGATCCGTCCAGATCACTTCCGGACACCGACTCGCTCATTCGTACTCTCATCCATCGACGTTACCACAACA TCCCAttgtgaataataattttaacagcGGTCAACAAGTGTCAGCGGCAGCAGCAAGACTCTCGCCGCATTCTCCTGCGAACATATTGTCGTTTTCTCATCCGCAACCATTGTCACCTCGGGTAACGCAA GGCAATTACGGCACCACTCCGAGGCTATTTAACGTTAACCAGGTGAGATCTCAACAACAACCAACCGCGCAACAACAACTACAACAACAGCAGAGGTCAATGCCTTCGCCTGGAACTCCAGCCTCCGCAAGGCAATCCCCATTTCCTGCCGAAACATTTCCCCCACCTACATCTCCTACCGCCAGCCAATTTCCACCTGGTCCAAATCCTGGTGCTCCTAATCCTACTGCTCAGTATCGCTTGCAACGGACCACATCGACGCCTTCTGCGACGACTCAGTTGCCAG GTGGGGTTGGTTCGCCCCGACACTATGGCGGAGTGAATAAGGAACAACCTCTTCTTTCACCTAGTCATCCACATTCGGGTTGCCCTGCAACACCGACTCACAATCAACACAATGCCACCAATACCCAACACTTCTCGAATCAACAACATTCTTCTATGATATACCACACGACCGCCAATACTATCAACACACCAGATATGCAGAACAATCAGTTCTGTTACGATCGGACGTCCGTACCACTCTATTCTTCTGGGGATACGCAGGATGTCAGGTCACTGCCTCCCGGTAATCCTGTCAATCACCACATGGGTG GTAACGCAAGTACCACTGGAAGTATGACGTCAGAATTCGTTCGGCAAGAATTAAGAGCTATAGTTGGAGCGAGGacgcaacaacagcaacaacaacaaagggTACCCAACAGTATACCTAACAATCTTTCTGGTCAAGTTTCTCAGGACGATTTGGAAGCACTTGGTTTGACATTCGAAATGTCCACTGCAg GTGAGACTGTGGTTAATGATGGCCCTGCCAAGAGCTGGGCCATTGGGAGTACCGGAAGTGCCCCCTCATCCTCCAGG actACTATGGAGGAAGCGGTCCGAGGTGATCCCAAATCATCGTTGCTACAGAAGCTGCTGTCCGAGTGA